From one Acidobacteriota bacterium genomic stretch:
- a CDS encoding VWA domain-containing protein — translation MNNRLFRKIIAGTFLGIVLGFVSAVAQTEKEETIRVETSLVSVPVVVSDRQGRYIVGLTKADFAISVDGKPQETAFFASEEEPLRVAILLDTSRSTEGILGKIKKAAKEFVRVLGPADSAMIVSFDYDVHINSPLTSDKRQLENAIKEVEIGEIPGTVMRDAVFDSVTKRLSAATGRKAIILLTDGKDFGSYAYESELLRTLEESDVMIFPIFYETTMMMQRFPMRRNGRIGDRNFPRRPRNEERVRRREEIANERAREYLEKMSQLTAGRFYEKKDNDLNEMFLAIADELRRQYRLGFYPDETADKTVARQIKVRVNRSDVSVRFRTSFRLKR, via the coding sequence ATGAATAACCGATTGTTCCGAAAGATCATCGCCGGCACGTTTTTGGGGATCGTCCTGGGATTCGTTTCAGCCGTCGCGCAGACCGAAAAGGAAGAGACGATCCGGGTCGAAACGAGCCTCGTCAGCGTGCCCGTTGTCGTCAGTGATCGCCAGGGACGATACATCGTCGGATTGACAAAAGCGGACTTCGCGATCTCAGTCGACGGGAAACCGCAGGAAACCGCTTTTTTCGCCTCGGAGGAAGAGCCTTTGCGGGTCGCGATCCTGCTCGACACAAGCCGCAGCACCGAGGGAATTCTCGGCAAGATCAAAAAGGCGGCGAAGGAATTCGTCAGGGTCCTGGGCCCGGCCGACAGCGCGATGATCGTTTCATTCGATTACGACGTGCACATCAATTCCCCGCTCACGTCGGACAAGAGACAACTCGAAAACGCGATCAAGGAGGTCGAGATCGGCGAGATCCCCGGAACGGTGATGCGCGACGCCGTCTTCGATTCCGTTACGAAACGGCTTTCGGCGGCGACCGGGCGCAAAGCGATCATCTTGCTAACCGACGGCAAGGATTTCGGGAGCTATGCCTACGAAAGCGAACTTCTGCGGACGCTCGAGGAATCGGATGTGATGATCTTTCCCATCTTCTACGAAACGACGATGATGATGCAACGGTTCCCGATGCGGCGCAACGGCCGGATCGGCGACCGGAACTTCCCAAGGCGGCCGCGCAACGAGGAACGAGTCCGCCGTCGGGAAGAGATCGCGAATGAGCGGGCCCGCGAGTATCTCGAAAAGATGTCGCAGCTGACCGCCGGAAGGTTCTACGAAAAGAAGGACAACGATCTGAACGAAATGTTCCTCGCGATCGCCGATGAACTCCGGCGCCAGTATCGGCTCGGCTTCTATCCTGATGAAACCGCTGACAAGACCGTCGCGCGCCAGATCAAGGTACGGGTCAACCGAAGCGATGTTTCGGTCAGGTTCCGCACCAGTTTTCGTCTCAAAAGATGA
- a CDS encoding ribonuclease J, with translation MDKIEIIPLGGIGEFGMNSMGIRCGDEMIVVDAGMGFPEETPYGVDISIPNFDFLEDYRGDLTALILTHGHEDHIGALPYFLRKFNVPVYASRFTLGLAEKKLDEHKMLDDVLLHRVHPNDVAEVGSFKIEFIHASHSLVDCFSLAIKTPLGTIIHTGDYKIDDTPVIGKPYDLKTLKKYGDEGVLALLGDSTNATVEGRTPSETAVIPAFEEIFEHTPGRIFVSTFASSIHRLQIVFDVADKFGKKVCILGRSMQKNVELASEFSLLHIPEELLVGIGESRSLNDDEIVYLVTGSQAESRAVLWNLATTGYKGLEVGKGDTIVLSARIIPGNEKSISRMIGHLYKRGANIIEEKRRLIHVSGHASQEDIRIMIETARPKYLIPIHGEYRMLFRHKEFAKNHIEGYSDENVILIENGDHLEIDESGARVVENHQLGRSFIDEESLNEIEYETIRERKKLASGGAVSMVVTIDKDTMKLSSEPRISFQGVAGIELAKNGVLLGAKEAIAAAVAGMTPQEMADKSWLQETLRIHLKRFIQKAIGTKPVIVTTIVEV, from the coding sequence TTGGACAAAATTGAAATAATTCCATTGGGCGGCATCGGCGAATTCGGGATGAACTCGATGGGAATTCGATGCGGCGACGAAATGATCGTCGTCGACGCGGGAATGGGCTTCCCGGAAGAAACACCTTACGGGGTCGATATCTCGATTCCGAACTTCGACTTCCTCGAAGACTATCGCGGCGATCTGACGGCTTTGATACTCACCCACGGACACGAGGATCACATCGGCGCGCTGCCATATTTTCTGCGCAAATTCAACGTTCCGGTCTATGCTTCGCGCTTCACGCTCGGACTGGCGGAAAAAAAACTGGACGAGCACAAGATGCTCGACGACGTGCTTCTCCACCGGGTTCATCCAAACGACGTCGCCGAAGTCGGCAGCTTCAAGATCGAGTTCATCCACGCTTCGCACTCGCTCGTCGATTGTTTTTCGCTGGCGATCAAAACGCCGCTCGGCACGATCATCCATACCGGCGATTACAAGATCGACGACACGCCCGTGATCGGAAAGCCGTATGACCTCAAGACTCTCAAGAAATACGGCGACGAAGGTGTTCTCGCGCTCCTCGGAGATTCGACCAACGCCACCGTCGAGGGACGGACGCCATCAGAAACCGCCGTTATTCCGGCGTTCGAGGAGATCTTCGAGCACACTCCGGGACGGATCTTCGTTTCGACCTTCGCGTCGTCCATACACCGTCTGCAGATCGTTTTCGACGTCGCCGACAAATTCGGCAAGAAGGTCTGCATTCTCGGCCGCTCGATGCAGAAGAACGTCGAGCTCGCGTCCGAGTTTTCACTCCTGCACATTCCGGAAGAACTGCTCGTCGGGATTGGCGAATCGCGGTCGTTGAACGACGACGAGATCGTCTATCTCGTCACCGGATCGCAGGCCGAGTCGCGCGCCGTGCTCTGGAATCTGGCGACGACCGGCTATAAGGGACTCGAAGTAGGGAAGGGCGACACGATCGTTCTTTCGGCGCGCATCATTCCCGGCAACGAAAAAAGCATTTCACGGATGATCGGGCATCTTTACAAACGCGGCGCGAACATCATCGAGGAAAAACGGCGTCTGATCCACGTTTCGGGGCACGCTTCGCAGGAAGACATACGGATTATGATCGAAACGGCACGTCCCAAGTATCTGATCCCGATCCACGGCGAGTACCGTATGCTTTTCCGGCACAAGGAATTCGCCAAGAATCATATCGAAGGCTACTCGGACGAGAACGTGATCCTGATCGAGAACGGGGATCATCTTGAGATCGACGAGTCGGGAGCGCGCGTCGTCGAGAACCATCAACTCGGACGTTCGTTCATCGACGAGGAATCGCTCAACGAGATCGAGTACGAAACGATCCGCGAGCGCAAGAAACTTGCTTCCGGCGGCGCCGTGTCGATGGTGGTGACCATCGACAAGGACACGATGAAGCTTTCTTCCGAACCGCGGATCTCGTTCCAGGGGGTCGCCGGAATCGAACTCGCGAAAAATGGTGTCCTTTTGGGTGCGAAAGAGGCGATCGCCGCAGCCGTCGCGGGAATGACCCCGCAGGAAATGGCGGACAAAAGCTGGCTTCAGGAAACGCTCCGAATCCACCTCAAGCGCTTCATTCAAAAGGCGATCGGGACGAAACCTGTGATCGTGACGACGATCGTCGAGGTATGA
- the rsmA gene encoding 16S rRNA (adenine(1518)-N(6)/adenine(1519)-N(6))-dimethyltransferase RsmA, with amino-acid sequence MKNHTRSKPFAKRSFGQNFLSDGNCIDKIIRALDPRPDETVVEIGPGRGALTGKLVEKGSNVVAIELDTDLIPLLRQKFGDRANFRLIEDDALRVDFGILIRAFDAEPARAKLVANLPYNISTAILQYLIDYRGCFSEMVLMLQKEVVERITADPGHKERGYLTVLIEAYFESRKLFEVPPNAFRPAPKVQSAVVRLIPKPALEIVDPKRFSMIVSLGFRQKRKTILNNLKNEKLFGERTALEHLAANGIDPKLRPEDLTLEQWVLLSEPVLD; translated from the coding sequence ATGAAAAATCACACACGTTCAAAACCGTTTGCCAAGCGCTCGTTCGGTCAGAACTTCCTTTCGGACGGCAACTGCATCGACAAGATCATCCGGGCGCTCGATCCGCGGCCGGACGAAACGGTCGTCGAGATCGGTCCGGGACGCGGCGCTCTGACGGGAAAACTGGTTGAAAAGGGATCAAACGTCGTTGCCATCGAACTCGACACCGACTTGATCCCGCTCCTTCGTCAAAAGTTCGGCGATCGCGCGAACTTTCGGTTGATCGAGGACGACGCGCTGCGGGTAGATTTCGGAATCTTGATTCGAGCGTTCGACGCGGAACCCGCGCGCGCCAAACTCGTCGCGAATCTCCCGTACAACATTTCGACAGCGATCCTCCAGTATCTGATCGATTATCGCGGGTGTTTTTCAGAAATGGTGCTGATGCTTCAAAAAGAGGTCGTCGAACGGATAACGGCCGATCCGGGCCACAAGGAACGCGGTTACCTGACGGTTTTGATCGAGGCATATTTCGAGTCTCGGAAGTTGTTCGAGGTTCCGCCGAACGCGTTCCGTCCGGCGCCGAAGGTTCAGAGTGCCGTCGTCCGCTTGATCCCCAAACCGGCACTGGAAATCGTTGACCCGAAGCGATTTTCGATGATCGTGAGCCTTGGATTCAGGCAGAAGAGAAAGACGATCCTCAACAACTTAAAGAACGAGAAGCTGTTTGGGGAACGAACCGCGTTGGAGCATCTTGCGGCGAATGGCATCGATCCAAAGCTCCGCCCCGAGGATCTGACGCTCGAACAATGGGTGCTGCTCTCTGAACCCGTTCTCGACTGA
- a CDS encoding TerC family protein: protein MLFPFAEYWWFYSIFLVFVLFMLALDLGVFNRKSHVVSFKEASIWSIVWVTLALVFNFIFYSYASSKFGADVGTRLGLEFLTGYILEYSLSIDNIFVFVLVFSYFGIPAKYKHRVLFYGILGALVFRAIFIGIGSALMQFHWVIYLFGGFLIITGIKMFFTNHDEIEPEKNLLIRFVKKFIPVTHEIDGKSFFIRKDKTLYATPLFIALLFLEATDIIFAVDSVPAIFAVTNEPLIVFTSNIFAILGLRSMYFMLAGVINKFHLLKFGLAIVLVFVGLKMVYLNDAFGGKFPISYSLGFILSTIAISIIASLLFPKEEKPVLEPENAG, encoded by the coding sequence ATGTTATTTCCATTTGCGGAGTATTGGTGGTTTTACAGCATCTTTTTAGTCTTCGTTCTGTTTATGCTTGCGCTTGACCTCGGGGTCTTCAATCGCAAGTCGCACGTCGTTTCGTTCAAAGAAGCGTCTATCTGGAGCATCGTTTGGGTAACGCTCGCACTGGTTTTCAACTTCATCTTTTATTCGTATGCATCGTCCAAGTTCGGTGCCGACGTCGGAACGCGGCTCGGGCTGGAGTTTCTTACGGGTTACATTCTCGAGTATTCGCTGTCGATCGACAACATCTTCGTTTTCGTGCTCGTCTTCAGCTATTTCGGGATCCCGGCGAAATACAAACACCGCGTGCTCTTTTACGGAATTCTCGGAGCGCTTGTCTTCCGGGCGATCTTTATCGGGATCGGCTCGGCGCTGATGCAATTCCACTGGGTGATCTACCTCTTCGGCGGCTTCCTGATCATAACCGGGATCAAGATGTTCTTTACCAATCACGACGAGATCGAACCCGAAAAGAACCTTCTGATCCGGTTCGTCAAAAAGTTCATCCCGGTCACGCACGAGATCGACGGCAAGAGTTTCTTTATCCGCAAGGACAAGACGCTTTACGCGACGCCGCTCTTTATCGCGCTGCTGTTTCTCGAAGCGACCGATATCATCTTCGCGGTCGACAGCGTCCCCGCGATCTTCGCCGTCACGAACGAACCGCTGATCGTGTTCACGTCGAACATTTTCGCGATCCTCGGACTGCGGTCGATGTACTTTATGCTCGCCGGCGTCATCAACAAATTCCATCTGTTGAAATTCGGACTGGCGATCGTGCTTGTCTTTGTCGGACTGAAAATGGTCTATCTCAACGACGCTTTCGGCGGGAAGTTCCCGATCTCGTACAGTCTCGGGTTCATCCTTTCGACGATCGCGATTTCGATCATCGCGTCGCTGCTTTTCCCAAAAGAAGAAAAACCCGTTCTCGAACCGGAGAACGCGGGCTGA
- a CDS encoding DUF1800 domain-containing protein, translating to MFQKCSKLILPLLLLAAISAFAEVDPDPDSPLPILKSISAISDAKPTKRVLESKPEVLRPGAETRAVAILSNVELINGEGANAFRVFLIQKSGRVFELQSEDLRQIGKRDYSLTFRLFDPNGFRGQPVGDGESVVYVTWRGLATNPLKILVGRSGGAIDIPAFLKRPEIVKAEPTADLVGYRWSGDRTRFLEQATFGPTTETDNRIRRIGLRTWLAEQFEMPYPTLPYPEIPLMPTAPPSSCSQTTAPSCYRERYTQMPLQQWFFKEAFYGDAQLRHRMAWALGQIWVTSGLTIQQSSHMIAYHKVLSDNAFGNYRDLMYEMTLNPAMGEYLDMIRSTKNNPNENYAREILQLFSIGLFRLNPDGTPIRDAQNNTLPTYDQATVNNFAKVFTGWSHCNSAQCPNAIPGTLNFKDSMALNPAGHDTTEKTLLDYPNVVNRTVAACADCSTPEQIAAYANASLNQALDNIFYHPNTAPYVSRVLIQHFVTSDPSPAYVERVANVFANNGQNVRGDLKALLRAILLDPEARGNLKTAPRYGKLREPVQLVTNLGRIFPARSWNGESITDGGLNSQMTKLAQSPFYSPSVFNYFQPEYVVPGTTLNAPEFGLLNSSLATNRTNFLYVLVFDGYAPNATDSLRGISLDLSEAIGAADADPTGNGLLDHLNNKMLHGAMSAEHRASLLGAISVIPPTSSALRVKQAIYLVSASSQYQIQR from the coding sequence ATGTTCCAAAAGTGTTCCAAGCTGATCCTGCCATTGCTCCTTTTGGCTGCAATAAGCGCCTTTGCGGAAGTCGACCCGGACCCTGATTCTCCGTTGCCGATATTAAAGAGTATCTCAGCGATTTCCGATGCGAAACCGACGAAGCGTGTTTTGGAGTCAAAGCCCGAAGTTTTACGGCCCGGCGCCGAAACGCGCGCGGTTGCGATCCTGTCCAACGTCGAGTTAATCAACGGCGAGGGCGCAAACGCGTTTCGGGTCTTTCTGATTCAGAAAAGCGGACGGGTATTCGAACTTCAATCCGAGGACCTGCGGCAGATCGGAAAACGGGACTATTCGCTCACGTTCCGCTTGTTCGACCCGAACGGCTTTCGCGGGCAGCCTGTCGGCGACGGTGAATCGGTCGTTTACGTCACCTGGCGCGGGCTCGCGACAAATCCGCTCAAGATCTTGGTCGGAAGATCCGGCGGAGCGATCGACATTCCGGCGTTCTTGAAACGGCCCGAGATCGTGAAAGCGGAACCGACAGCGGATCTTGTCGGCTATCGGTGGTCAGGCGACCGCACGCGATTCCTCGAACAGGCGACGTTCGGTCCGACGACCGAGACCGACAATCGAATTCGGAGGATCGGACTTCGCACGTGGCTCGCCGAACAGTTCGAAATGCCGTATCCGACGCTTCCGTATCCCGAAATCCCTCTGATGCCGACCGCGCCGCCTTCATCCTGCTCACAAACGACGGCACCGTCCTGTTATAGGGAACGCTATACCCAGATGCCTCTGCAGCAGTGGTTTTTCAAGGAAGCATTTTACGGAGACGCGCAGCTCCGGCACCGTATGGCGTGGGCACTCGGCCAGATCTGGGTCACTTCGGGCCTGACGATCCAGCAGTCGAGCCATATGATCGCGTATCACAAGGTTCTTTCGGACAATGCGTTCGGCAATTACCGCGACCTTATGTATGAGATGACGCTCAATCCGGCGATGGGCGAGTATCTCGATATGATCCGAAGCACGAAAAACAATCCGAACGAAAACTATGCACGCGAGATTCTTCAGTTGTTCTCGATCGGTTTGTTCCGTTTGAATCCCGACGGGACGCCGATTCGCGACGCCCAGAACAACACGCTTCCGACCTATGATCAGGCGACAGTCAACAATTTTGCGAAAGTCTTTACGGGATGGAGCCACTGCAACTCCGCCCAGTGTCCGAACGCGATTCCCGGGACTCTGAATTTCAAGGATTCGATGGCGCTCAATCCCGCCGGTCACGACACGACCGAGAAAACGCTTCTCGACTATCCGAACGTCGTAAACCGGACGGTGGCGGCCTGTGCCGATTGCTCGACGCCCGAGCAGATAGCTGCGTACGCGAACGCTTCGCTCAATCAGGCGCTCGACAACATTTTTTATCATCCGAACACGGCGCCGTACGTCAGCCGCGTCCTGATTCAGCATTTTGTCACCAGCGACCCGTCTCCGGCGTATGTCGAACGCGTGGCGAACGTTTTCGCCAATAACGGCCAGAACGTGCGCGGCGACCTGAAAGCGTTGCTGCGTGCGATCCTTCTCGATCCGGAAGCGCGCGGCAACTTGAAAACGGCGCCGCGTTACGGCAAGCTTCGCGAACCGGTTCAATTAGTGACGAATCTCGGCCGGATCTTCCCCGCGCGATCGTGGAACGGAGAGTCGATCACCGACGGCGGCCTGAATTCGCAAATGACGAAGCTCGCCCAGAGTCCGTTCTACTCGCCGTCCGTTTTCAATTACTTTCAACCCGAATACGTCGTGCCCGGGACGACGCTCAACGCGCCCGAGTTCGGACTGTTGAATTCGAGCCTCGCGACCAATCGGACGAACTTTCTCTACGTGCTCGTGTTCGACGGCTACGCGCCGAACGCCACCGATTCCCTGCGCGGGATTTCGCTCGACCTGAGCGAAGCGATCGGCGCCGCCGACGCCGATCCGACCGGAAACGGTCTGCTTGATCATCTCAACAACAAGATGCTCCACGGCGCGATGTCGGCGGAACATCGGGCATCTCTGCTGGGTGCGATCAGCGTGATTCCTCCGACAAGCTCGGCGTTGCGAGTAAAGCAGGCGATCTATCTTGTATCGGCGTCGTCCCAGTATCAGATCCAGCGTTGA